The Primulina huaijiensis isolate GDHJ02 unplaced genomic scaffold, ASM1229523v2 scaffold42383, whole genome shotgun sequence genome includes a window with the following:
- the LOC140969581 gene encoding pentatricopeptide repeat-containing protein At1g74600, chloroplastic yields the protein MKCQNLLFSFGRVTTKCSYKCKPVDSVHFSLPLHTLCHNSNGNFNIYSNNRIITDLLKSGSLHIAFKMFDEMRERDVITWNIMISGYYRFGFSKESLVLYKRMVGSGMVENSSTFSTVLSLCSSKRLYGEGPVVHCRVIVLGFSLNLYIGSALVDLYLKMGRSDTGLRLFGSLPERNLATWNVVLRGVCDTRRSKELLRLYDEMKLDNVEPNGLTFCYLIRGCGYERFLDEGMQLHCLVIKNGMVNSNLFLANSLVDFYSACGSFIDAWKSFKCIPPEDVISWNSMVSVCAGNGYSIDAIEIFQQMQRFGKKPSVSSFLEFLKLSSATKSIMLGKQIHGSVLKLNLDSTLVQSSLIDMYGKCGDIESSVAIFESVPERTLECCNCLMSSLLRFGLTEDVIELFGLMVDEKIGYDEASLSTTLKALSISTFASAASFGLLHCCSIKSGFEYDITVSCSLIDAYSRLGGVKFSRQVFNQITSPNVICFTSIISALARNGFGFECLEMFDTMIQNGLKPDKVTFLSVLTGCGYSGLVDEGRSVFHAMKTRYGLHPERQHYSCMVDLLGRAGLVNEAEKLLKDTPWQVDAIIWSSILRSCTIHHNEQAGKRAAKILIDLEPEDPALWLQASNFYYEIGDFETSKEFREVAVARKMRKDIGQSYIEVLDHG from the coding sequence CAAATGCAAACCTGTCGATTCAGTCCATTTTTCTCTACCCTTGCACACACTTTGCCACAATAGTAATGGGAATTTTAATATTTACTCCAATAATAGAATCATTACTGACTTATTAAAATCCGGATCTTTACATATTGCATTCAAGATGTTTGATGAAATGCGGGAGCGTGATGTAATCACGTGGAACATTATGATTTCAGGGTACTATCGTTTTGGGTTCTCGAAGGAATCTTTGGTTCTTTATAAACGAATGGTTGGCTCGGGCATGGTGGAAAATTCATCGACATTTTCAACCGTTCTAAGTTTGTGTAGCTCCAAGAGGTTATACGGAGAAGGACCTGTAGTTCATTGTAGAGTTATTGTTCTTGGGTTTAGTTTGAACTTGTACATAGGCTCCGCCCTTGTCGATCTTTATTTGAAAATGGGTCGTTCTGATACTGGTTTAAGATTGTTTGGTAGCTTACCAGAGAGAAATTTGGCCACTTGGAATGTTGTGTTACGTGGGGTTTGTGATACACGAAGATCGAAGGAGTTGTTAAGATTGTATGATGAAATGAAATTAGATAATGTGGAACCGAATGGGCTCACGTTTTGTTATTTGATTCGGGGGTGTGGATATGAGAGGTTTCTTGATGAGGGAATGCAGCTGCATTGTTTGGTTATCAAAAATGGAATGGTGAATTCAAATTTGTTTCTAGCCAATTCTTTGGTTGACTTTTACTCTGCTTGTGGGAGTTTCATCGATGCATGGAAATCATTTAAGTGTATCCCACCCGAAGATGTGATTTCCTGGAATTCCATGGTTTCTGTTTGTGCAGGTAATGGTTACTCCATCGATGCTATtgaaatctttcagcaaatgcAGCGTTTTGGTAAGAAGCCATCAGTTTCTTCATTCTTAGAATTCTTGAAGTTATCCAGTGCAACAAAGAGTATAATGTTAGGGAAACAAATTCATGGTTCCGTTTTGAAGTTAAATTTGGACAGTACACTTGTTCAATCTTCTTTGATCGATATGTATGGAAAATGTGGAGATATCGAGAGCTCGGTTGCTATATTTGAGAGTGTTCCAGAGAGAACTCTCGAGTGTTGTAACTGTCTTATGTCATCTTTACTGAGATTTGGTCTCACAGAGGACGTGATTGAATTGTTTGGTCTGATGGTTGATGAAAAAATTGGATATGATGAGGCTAGTCTTTCTACAACTTTGAAAGCACTATCGATATCAACATTTGCTAGCGCAGCAAGCTTTGGTTTGCTGCATTGTTGCTCTATAAAGTCGGGTTTCGAATATGACATTACAGTCTCTTGCTCTTTGATTGATGCATACTCTAGATTAGGTGGTGTTAAATTTTCTCGGcaggtttttaatcaaattactTCCCCAAATGTTATCTGTTTTACATCAATCATTAGCGCACTAGCACGAAATGGATTTGGATTTGAGTGCCTTGAAATGTTTGACACAATGATCCAAAATGGTCTTAAACCAGACAAAGTTACATTTTTGAGCGTATTAACGGGTTGCGGCTATTCAGGACTTGTTGACGAGGGAAGATCCGTCTTCCATGCAATGAAAACTCGATATGGTCTACATCCAGAGAGACAGCATTATTCCTGTATGGTTGATCTTCTTGGCCGTGCAGGTTTGGTAAACGAAGCAGAAAAGTTACTCAAAGATACACCTTGGCAGGTTGATGCCATAATTTGGAGTTCGATCTTGAGGAGTTGCACGATTCATCACAACGAACAAGCGGGAAAAagagctgcaaaaatcttgatTGACCTTGAGCCAGAGGACCCTGCTCTCTGGTTACAAGCATCAAACTTTTATTATGAAATTGGGgattttgaaacttcaaaagaGTTCCGGGAGGTTGCTGTGGCAAGAAAGATGAGAAAGGATATAGGTCAAAGTTATATTGAGGTTCTTGATCATGGCTAG